One segment of Rosa chinensis cultivar Old Blush chromosome 6, RchiOBHm-V2, whole genome shotgun sequence DNA contains the following:
- the LOC112169095 gene encoding stromal cell-derived factor 2-like protein, giving the protein MAMGFLCLAVFLFLGLDLDTGYAATTPTSEGVEITYGTVLKLMHERTKFRLHSHDVPYGSGSGQQSVTGFPNVDDANSYWIVRPQLETSARQGDSIPSGTIVRLHHMRTRKWLHSHLHASPISGNQEISCFGGEHESDTGDHWRVMIEGSGKTWKQDQRVRLQHVDTGAYLHSHDKKYQRIAGGQQEVCGVRDKRADNVWLAAEGVYLPVTETK; this is encoded by the exons ATGGCCATGGGCTTTCTCTGCTTAGctgtcttcctcttcctcggcCTCGACCTCGATACAGGCTACGCGGCCACCACCCCTACCTCAGAGGGCGTCGAG ATCACATACGGAACTGTGCTGAAGCTGATGCACGAGAGGACCAAGTTTCGGTTGCACTCGCACGACGTGCCGTATGGCTCTGGCAGTGGCCAGCAGTCTGTCACTGGATTTCCAAATGTCGACGATGCTAATAGCTACTGG ATTGTTAGACCTCAGCTTGAAACATCTGCCAGGCAAGGTGACAGCATTCCGAGTGGGACGATCGTCAGGTTGCATCACATGAGGACTAGGAAATGGCTGCACAGCCATTTGCACGCATCCCCGATATCAGGCAACCAAGAG ATAAGCTGCTTTGGGGGAGAACATGAATCTGATACTGGTGATCACTGGAG GGTTATGATTGAAGGAAGTGGGAAGACCTGGAAGCAAGATCAAAGGGTTCGACTTCAGCATGTTGACACTGGTGCTTACCTACACAGTCATGACAAGAAATACCAACGCATAGCTGGGGGACAGCAGGAG GTTTGTGGTGTGAGAGACAAACGTGCTGACAATGTTTGGCTGGCAGCAGAAGGTGTATACCTTCCGGTTACTGAAACCAAGTAG